The following are encoded together in the Echeneis naucrates chromosome 9, fEcheNa1.1, whole genome shotgun sequence genome:
- the elac1 gene encoding zinc phosphodiesterase ELAC protein 1 isoform X1, translated as MTMDMTFLGTGSAYPSPHRGASALVLRTEGECWLFDCGEGTQTQLMRSSLRAGRITKVFISHLHGDHLFGLPGLLCTVSLNTNPDPEQNLNCVDIYGPRGLRNFLRVTLGLTGSQLLFPYAVHELEPTPEQSPEEGQLSLEETADFCPPHPQERPGRKITLDVSSDCYLLFEDKKFVAKAFRLFHRIPSFGFCIQEHDRPGRLKTELLKELGLKPGPLYGRLKNGESVTLESGRVVLPTEVLEETIPGRKVCVLGDCSSVVGDTPLSLCHRADILVHEATLGDEHRERAVDHGHSTPEMAAAVARACCARKLVLYHFSQRYKPSSLRKEGDDDDVCELKRQAEEALQDSGVEVTLAEDFLTLPIPLRKSR; from the exons ATGACCATGGACATGACTTTCTTGGGGACCGGCTCGGCCTACCCATCTCCTCACCGCGGAGCCTCGGCCCTGGTGCTGCGGACGGAGGGGGAGTGCTGGCTGTTCGACTGCGGAGAGGGAACCCAGACTCAGCTGATGAGGAGCTCCCTCAGAGCCG GTCGAATCACCAAGGTCTTCATCTCCCATTTGCATGGAGATCACCTGTTTGGGCTGCCTGGTCTGCTTTGCACTGTGAGTCTCAACACCAACCCTGACCCTGAGCAGAACCTGAACTGTGTGGACATCTATGGGCCCCGGGGCCTCAGGAACTTTCTCAGGGTTACGCTTGGCCTCACAGGATCACAGCTTCTCTTCCCTTATGCAG TTCATGAGCTGGAGCCGACACCGGAGCAGAGTCCAGAAGAGGGACAGCTCAGTCTGGAG GAGACAGCAGATTTCTGTCCTCCGCACCCGCAGGAGAGACCAGGCAGGAAAATCACTCTGGATGTCTCCAGTGACTGTTACCTCCTCTTTGAAGACAAGAAGTTTGTTGCCAAGGCATTCAGGTTGTTCCACCGTATCCCTTCCTTTGGCTTCTGCATTCAGGAGCACGATCGACCTGGAAGGCTGAAAACTGAACTACTGAAGGAACTTG GTCTGAAACCAGGGCCGCTCTACGGACGTCTAAAAAACGGAGAGTCTGTCACTTTGGAAAGCGGCCGTGTGGTGCTACCAACAGAGGTCCTGGAGGAAACCATCCCTGGGAGGAAAGTCTGTGTTTTAGGTGACTGTAGCTCTGTTGTCGGAGACACACCACTGAGtttatgtcacagagcagaCATCCTGGTTCACGAGGCGACTCTGGGGGAcgagcacagagagagagcagttgATCATGGACACAGTACACCTGAAATGGCAGCAGCTGTGGCTCGGGCATGCTGCGCTCGGAAGCTGGTGCTCTACCACTTCAGTCAGAGGTACAAACCCAGCTCGCTCCGGAAGGAAGGCGACGATGACGACGTCTGTGAGCTGAAGAGACAGGCTGAAGAGGCTCTGCAGGACAGCGGTGTAGAAGTGACTCTGGCTGAGGACTTCTTAACTCTGCCCATTCCTTTAAGAAAATCACGGTGA
- the elac1 gene encoding zinc phosphodiesterase ELAC protein 1 isoform X2, with protein MTMDMTFLGTGSAYPSPHRGASALVLRTEGECWLFDCGEGTQTQLMRSSLRAGRITKVFISHLHGDHLFGLPGLLCTVSLNTNPDPEQNLNCVDIYGPRGLRNFLRVTLGLTGSQLLFPYAVHELEPTPEQSPEEGQLSLEVCEVSDFCPPHPQERPGRKITLDVSSDCYLLFEDKKFVAKAFRLFHRIPSFGFCIQEHDRPGRLKTELLKELGLKPGPLYGRLKNGESVTLESGRVVLPTEVLEETIPGRKVCVLGDCSSVVGDTPLSLCHRADILVHEATLGDEHRERAVDHGHSTPEMAAAVARACCARKLVLYHFSQRYKPSSLRKEGDDDDVCELKRQAEEALQDSGVEVTLAEDFLTLPIPLRKSR; from the exons ATGACCATGGACATGACTTTCTTGGGGACCGGCTCGGCCTACCCATCTCCTCACCGCGGAGCCTCGGCCCTGGTGCTGCGGACGGAGGGGGAGTGCTGGCTGTTCGACTGCGGAGAGGGAACCCAGACTCAGCTGATGAGGAGCTCCCTCAGAGCCG GTCGAATCACCAAGGTCTTCATCTCCCATTTGCATGGAGATCACCTGTTTGGGCTGCCTGGTCTGCTTTGCACTGTGAGTCTCAACACCAACCCTGACCCTGAGCAGAACCTGAACTGTGTGGACATCTATGGGCCCCGGGGCCTCAGGAACTTTCTCAGGGTTACGCTTGGCCTCACAGGATCACAGCTTCTCTTCCCTTATGCAG TTCATGAGCTGGAGCCGACACCGGAGCAGAGTCCAGAAGAGGGACAGCTCAGTCTGGAGGTATGTGAGGTTT CAGATTTCTGTCCTCCGCACCCGCAGGAGAGACCAGGCAGGAAAATCACTCTGGATGTCTCCAGTGACTGTTACCTCCTCTTTGAAGACAAGAAGTTTGTTGCCAAGGCATTCAGGTTGTTCCACCGTATCCCTTCCTTTGGCTTCTGCATTCAGGAGCACGATCGACCTGGAAGGCTGAAAACTGAACTACTGAAGGAACTTG GTCTGAAACCAGGGCCGCTCTACGGACGTCTAAAAAACGGAGAGTCTGTCACTTTGGAAAGCGGCCGTGTGGTGCTACCAACAGAGGTCCTGGAGGAAACCATCCCTGGGAGGAAAGTCTGTGTTTTAGGTGACTGTAGCTCTGTTGTCGGAGACACACCACTGAGtttatgtcacagagcagaCATCCTGGTTCACGAGGCGACTCTGGGGGAcgagcacagagagagagcagttgATCATGGACACAGTACACCTGAAATGGCAGCAGCTGTGGCTCGGGCATGCTGCGCTCGGAAGCTGGTGCTCTACCACTTCAGTCAGAGGTACAAACCCAGCTCGCTCCGGAAGGAAGGCGACGATGACGACGTCTGTGAGCTGAAGAGACAGGCTGAAGAGGCTCTGCAGGACAGCGGTGTAGAAGTGACTCTGGCTGAGGACTTCTTAACTCTGCCCATTCCTTTAAGAAAATCACGGTGA